Proteins from a single region of Nakamurella deserti:
- the rsfS gene encoding ribosome silencing factor, giving the protein MSATETARQMAILAAQGAADKQGQNIVVIDVSDRLAITDCFVIASGANDRQVGAIVDAVEEKLRAAGHKPARREGQRDGRWVLLDYVDVVVHVQHTEERVFYALERLWRDCPTFTFTDDPDQPAMTAEDLLAPAGAAAVTVPAVGEAGEAGETPSTDEVPLGHS; this is encoded by the coding sequence ATGAGTGCCACCGAAACCGCCCGGCAGATGGCCATCCTGGCCGCGCAGGGGGCGGCCGACAAGCAGGGCCAGAACATCGTCGTCATCGACGTGTCCGACCGGCTCGCCATCACCGACTGCTTCGTGATCGCCTCCGGCGCGAACGACCGGCAGGTCGGCGCCATCGTCGACGCCGTCGAGGAGAAGCTCCGCGCCGCCGGTCACAAGCCGGCCCGGCGGGAGGGTCAGCGTGACGGCCGCTGGGTCCTGTTGGACTACGTCGACGTCGTCGTCCACGTCCAGCACACCGAGGAGCGGGTGTTCTACGCGCTGGAACGGCTGTGGCGGGACTGCCCCACCTTCACCTTCACCGACGATCCCGACCAGCCGGCGATGACCGCCGAGGACCTGCTCGCGCCGGCCGGTGCCGCGGCCGTCACCGTGCCCGCCGTCGGTGAGGCCGGTGAAGCCGGTGAGACGCCGTCGACCGACGAGGTGCCGCTGGGGCATTCGTGA
- the nadD gene encoding nicotinate-nucleotide adenylyltransferase produces the protein MTGAAPRRSGTDGVRRRIGVMGGTFDPIHHGHLVAASEVADRFHLDEVVFVPTGQPWQKKGVSPAEHRYLMTVIATAANPQFTVSRVDIDRPGPTYTVDTLTDLQAAEPDAEWFFITGADALAAIVSWKNVDDLFALAHFIGVTRPGYTLPELDLLKLPEGRVTLIEVPALAISSTDCRSRVERGMPVWYLVPDGVVQYIVKHRLYQPVSAQPQHDHGSPTVTHQVHRAAVVVPGGAT, from the coding sequence GTGACCGGGGCCGCGCCGCGGCGGTCCGGTACCGACGGCGTCCGCCGCCGGATCGGCGTCATGGGTGGCACCTTCGACCCCATCCACCACGGTCACCTGGTGGCGGCCAGCGAGGTCGCCGACCGCTTCCACCTCGACGAGGTCGTGTTCGTCCCGACCGGCCAGCCCTGGCAGAAGAAGGGCGTCAGCCCGGCCGAGCACCGCTACCTGATGACGGTGATCGCCACCGCCGCCAACCCGCAGTTCACGGTGTCCCGGGTGGACATCGACCGGCCGGGGCCGACGTACACGGTCGACACCCTCACCGACCTGCAGGCGGCCGAGCCCGACGCCGAGTGGTTCTTCATCACCGGTGCCGACGCGTTGGCCGCCATCGTGTCGTGGAAGAACGTCGACGACCTGTTCGCGCTGGCGCACTTCATCGGGGTCACCCGCCCCGGATACACCCTCCCCGAACTCGATCTGCTCAAGCTGCCCGAGGGACGGGTGACGCTCATCGAGGTGCCCGCGCTGGCCATCTCGTCCACCGACTGCCGCTCGCGTGTCGAGCGCGGCATGCCCGTCTGGTACCTGGTTCCCGACGGGGTCGTCCAGTACATCGTCAAACACCGCCTGTACCAACCCGTTTCCGCACAACCGCAACACGACCACGGCAGCCCGACGGTGACCCACCAGGTTCACCGCGCGGCCGTCGTGGTCCCTGGAGGAGCAACATGA
- a CDS encoding aminotransferase class V-fold PLP-dependent enzyme, which translates to MVTAGTGPSSAPPVNGQDTTLGGTGIDVAAARADTRGCAGVAHFNNAGASLPPRQVTDAVIAHLQSEEQIGGYEAAMAAGERSEAVHASAAALIGAHADEIAVVGSATQAWDIAFHGFRLAAGDRVLVDRARYPGHAVAMVQAAHRSGVVVELVDDDTTGQLDLADLERRLASDVRLVALTYIPTDSGLVNPIAAAGALCRAAGVPLLVDGCQAVGQLAIDVDALGCDMLTATGRKFLRGPRGTGFLYVRRDRLDDLEPPSLDMYSASWDRPDSVRMRDDARRFESFERSIATVLGLGAAIDYALGWGSTAIEQRIRSVADELRDRLAGIDGVRLDRVGVDQCGIITFTVADLDSASVQRDLAARGVNTSVTRPLPGAVAPGATLPRARVRASVHYYNDAQDLDTLIQRIEQVSVSR; encoded by the coding sequence ATGGTCACCGCCGGCACCGGCCCGTCGTCCGCCCCGCCCGTGAACGGGCAGGACACCACCCTCGGCGGGACAGGAATCGATGTGGCCGCCGCCCGCGCCGACACCCGCGGCTGCGCGGGGGTGGCGCACTTCAACAACGCCGGTGCGTCACTGCCGCCACGGCAGGTGACCGACGCCGTCATCGCGCACCTGCAGTCGGAGGAGCAGATCGGTGGCTACGAGGCGGCGATGGCGGCCGGCGAGCGCAGCGAGGCGGTCCACGCGAGCGCCGCAGCGCTGATCGGGGCGCACGCCGACGAGATCGCCGTCGTCGGGAGCGCCACCCAGGCGTGGGACATCGCGTTCCACGGCTTCCGGTTGGCAGCCGGCGACCGGGTCCTGGTGGACCGGGCACGCTACCCCGGTCACGCGGTCGCGATGGTGCAGGCCGCCCACCGTTCCGGGGTCGTCGTCGAGCTGGTGGACGACGACACGACCGGCCAACTGGACCTCGCGGACCTGGAGCGCCGGTTGGCGTCCGACGTGAGACTGGTGGCACTGACGTACATCCCGACCGATTCGGGTCTGGTCAACCCGATCGCGGCGGCGGGCGCGCTGTGCCGAGCCGCCGGGGTGCCGCTGCTGGTCGACGGCTGCCAGGCCGTCGGACAGTTGGCTATCGACGTCGATGCGCTCGGCTGCGACATGCTGACCGCGACCGGGCGCAAGTTCCTCCGGGGCCCGCGCGGGACCGGGTTCCTGTACGTCCGCCGGGACCGGCTGGACGACCTCGAACCGCCGTCGTTGGACATGTACAGCGCCAGTTGGGACCGTCCGGACTCCGTCCGGATGCGCGACGACGCCCGCCGTTTCGAGTCGTTCGAGCGCAGCATCGCGACCGTACTGGGCCTGGGCGCCGCGATCGACTACGCGCTCGGATGGGGCTCGACGGCGATCGAGCAGCGGATCCGGTCGGTGGCCGACGAGCTGCGGGACCGCCTCGCCGGCATCGACGGTGTGCGCCTGGACCGGGTGGGCGTCGACCAGTGCGGCATCATCACCTTCACCGTGGCAGACCTCGACTCCGCGTCGGTGCAGCGCGATCTGGCCGCCCGGGGCGTCAACACCAGCGTCACCCGGCCGTTGCCGGGGGCGGTCGCGCCCGGCGCGACGCTGCCGCGGGCCCGGGTGCGGGCCTCCGTGCACTACTACAACGACGCGCAGGACCTCGACACCCTGATCCAGAGGATCGAACAGGTGTCCGTATCGCGGTAA
- a CDS encoding histidine phosphatase family protein, translating to MTLESLILLRHGQTDWNVQLRMQGHTDIPLNAVGRAQAAAAAPSVAALRPEVIVSSDLSRARETAGQVAQHTGLPVAVDKRLRETNLGKWESLTRTELESGWPQLWQQWRSTAAHTRPPGGESRWEVARRGSEVVTELDAGPHRTALLVAHGGLIVGLTGYLLELPDSMWNRLIGLNNCHWVVLHRRLGHWSLHSYNAGLGGVVIPGNEDEVPGA from the coding sequence GTGACCCTGGAGTCGCTGATCCTGCTCCGCCACGGCCAGACCGACTGGAACGTCCAGCTGCGGATGCAGGGTCACACCGACATCCCGCTGAACGCGGTCGGGCGGGCGCAGGCGGCGGCCGCGGCACCGTCGGTGGCCGCGCTGCGGCCCGAGGTCATCGTCTCCTCCGACCTGTCCCGCGCCCGCGAGACGGCGGGGCAGGTGGCTCAGCACACCGGGCTGCCGGTGGCCGTCGACAAGCGCCTGCGGGAGACGAACCTCGGGAAATGGGAGAGTCTGACCCGTACCGAGCTCGAGTCCGGGTGGCCGCAGCTCTGGCAGCAGTGGCGCTCGACCGCGGCCCACACCCGGCCGCCGGGCGGTGAGTCACGGTGGGAGGTCGCCCGGCGCGGCAGCGAGGTGGTGACGGAGCTCGACGCGGGCCCGCACCGGACCGCGTTGCTGGTCGCGCACGGTGGGCTCATCGTCGGCCTCACCGGGTACCTGCTGGAACTACCGGATTCGATGTGGAACCGGCTGATCGGCCTGAACAACTGCCACTGGGTGGTCCTGCACCGGCGCCTCGGCCACTGGTCGTTGCACTCCTACAACGCCGGGCTCGGCGGCGTGGTCATCCCCGGCAACGAGGACGAGGTCCCCGGCGCCTGA
- a CDS encoding ComEC/Rec2 family competence protein — protein MNPADPGASRDRGRGRARGRRWLPDDETAAPLDLRLVPAAATVWAGCLVALWAGPHTGTVVAIVGAAAALLMLTGLAARRDLRRRRWCAGTLAALICLAAAAGGTVLRTTEIRSTAAFAASETGTRGVAVVEVTSDPVRLDAGPGGTERYLIRGVLTEIATGPATLTGPVPVTVFVDGSVGSPVPGQTLSVAGRLGPDVFTSWPTVSLQATEEPAVRAAPPWWQQAGADFRSRFSAVASTTGGAAAGLLPGIVLGDRTGIPPALTQDAKITGLTHLLAVSGSHFVILCGVVLLALRRFGPRAAAVGGLLFAVALIVVVRPSPSVLRAALMGGLTLLALLAGRNRSTVPALAAAVVVLLLADPALAEDAGFALSVQATAAIVVVAPRWTAGLERRGWPPGWANLLTVPAVAQLGTMPVIAGLSGSVSVWALPANMLASFAVPVALILGAVAALLTGWWDGAASLVVQLAAPAADWIAFCAHWVAGWPYAVLPWTSEPVGVLALGVLVVGVPLALTAPRLRAAATAVVLLAVATLVPVTVISGGWPPPGWAAVGCEVGQGDGFVVATGVPGEAVVIDTGPEASVMDRCLDRLDIDRVPLVILTHLHADHIDGFEGVLDGRTVDRVGVGPGREPATAWTPVLAQAADAGVPVAELTLGTHLSIGGLGLTVLGPDRSRVSSFLGPNDQSLVVMIETGTARMLFTGDIEDDGQRALVRSGQDLRADVLKIPHHGSANLRPDFMAAVRARIVLVGVGADNDFGHPTAFALQLAERSGAVLVLRTDTGGDVAVTQVDGVLAGHSRGASVIRAHAAGRRRIRTRPGLLSRFGRTEPRRTEPAGIRVPGRRRAPPSLRPVHGRADRRVPAPAGGARPERRRRTAPPRADPAR, from the coding sequence GTGAACCCCGCAGACCCCGGCGCGAGCCGCGACCGGGGTCGCGGGCGTGCACGGGGCCGTCGGTGGCTGCCCGACGACGAGACGGCGGCACCGCTGGACCTGCGGTTGGTGCCCGCGGCCGCGACGGTGTGGGCGGGGTGCCTGGTCGCGCTGTGGGCGGGCCCGCACACCGGCACCGTCGTCGCGATCGTGGGGGCCGCTGCCGCGCTGTTGATGCTCACCGGCCTGGCGGCGCGCCGGGACCTCCGGCGGCGTCGATGGTGCGCGGGGACACTGGCGGCACTCATCTGCCTGGCCGCCGCAGCAGGGGGCACGGTTCTACGTACCACTGAGATCCGGTCGACGGCGGCGTTCGCCGCGTCGGAGACGGGGACGCGCGGTGTCGCGGTCGTGGAGGTCACGTCGGACCCGGTCCGCCTGGACGCCGGCCCCGGCGGTACGGAGCGGTACCTGATCCGCGGTGTGCTGACCGAGATCGCCACCGGTCCGGCGACGCTCACCGGTCCGGTACCGGTCACGGTGTTCGTGGACGGTTCCGTCGGCTCCCCGGTTCCGGGCCAGACGCTGTCCGTCGCCGGACGGCTCGGCCCCGACGTGTTCACCAGCTGGCCGACGGTCTCGTTACAGGCCACCGAGGAGCCGGCGGTGCGTGCGGCGCCGCCGTGGTGGCAGCAGGCCGGCGCCGACTTCCGTTCCCGGTTCTCCGCTGTCGCCTCGACGACCGGCGGGGCGGCCGCGGGCCTGCTGCCCGGCATCGTGCTCGGTGATCGGACCGGCATTCCCCCGGCCCTGACCCAGGACGCCAAGATCACCGGGCTCACCCACCTGCTCGCCGTATCGGGTTCACACTTCGTGATCCTGTGCGGTGTCGTGCTTCTCGCGCTGCGCCGGTTCGGGCCGCGCGCTGCCGCCGTGGGCGGGCTGCTCTTCGCCGTGGCGTTGATCGTCGTCGTGCGGCCGAGCCCGTCCGTGCTCCGGGCCGCATTGATGGGCGGACTGACCCTGCTGGCGCTCCTGGCCGGCCGGAACCGGTCGACCGTGCCGGCTCTGGCCGCTGCCGTCGTCGTCCTGCTCCTGGCCGATCCGGCGCTCGCCGAAGACGCCGGCTTCGCGTTGTCCGTGCAGGCGACGGCGGCGATCGTGGTGGTGGCACCCCGCTGGACCGCCGGGCTCGAGCGCCGTGGCTGGCCTCCCGGCTGGGCCAACCTGCTCACCGTGCCCGCGGTCGCCCAGCTCGGCACGATGCCGGTGATCGCCGGCCTCAGCGGGAGCGTCTCGGTGTGGGCGCTCCCCGCGAACATGCTCGCCTCCTTCGCGGTGCCGGTGGCCCTGATCCTCGGAGCGGTCGCGGCGCTGCTCACCGGTTGGTGGGACGGCGCGGCATCCCTGGTCGTCCAGCTCGCGGCACCGGCGGCCGACTGGATCGCCTTCTGCGCGCACTGGGTGGCGGGCTGGCCCTACGCGGTGCTGCCGTGGACGTCCGAGCCGGTGGGCGTCCTGGCGCTCGGAGTGCTGGTGGTGGGGGTTCCACTGGCGTTGACGGCGCCGCGGCTGCGGGCCGCCGCGACGGCAGTGGTGCTCCTGGCGGTCGCGACCCTCGTTCCGGTGACGGTGATCTCGGGCGGATGGCCGCCGCCGGGGTGGGCCGCCGTCGGGTGCGAGGTGGGCCAGGGCGACGGTTTCGTCGTCGCCACCGGGGTGCCCGGCGAAGCGGTGGTCATCGACACCGGACCGGAGGCCAGCGTGATGGACCGTTGCCTGGACCGCCTGGACATCGACCGGGTGCCGCTGGTCATCCTGACCCACCTGCACGCCGATCACATCGACGGGTTCGAGGGCGTCCTGGACGGGCGGACGGTCGACCGGGTCGGGGTGGGCCCGGGGCGCGAGCCGGCCACCGCCTGGACGCCGGTGCTGGCGCAGGCGGCCGACGCGGGGGTCCCCGTCGCGGAGCTCACCCTGGGCACCCACCTGTCGATCGGTGGGCTCGGGCTCACCGTGCTGGGGCCGGACCGTTCCCGGGTGTCGTCGTTCCTCGGCCCCAACGACCAGTCGCTGGTGGTGATGATCGAGACCGGGACGGCGCGGATGCTGTTCACCGGCGACATCGAGGACGACGGCCAACGGGCACTCGTCCGGTCCGGGCAGGACCTGCGAGCCGATGTCCTCAAGATCCCGCACCACGGATCCGCGAACCTGCGACCCGACTTCATGGCCGCGGTACGGGCCCGCATCGTGCTCGTCGGGGTGGGGGCGGACAACGACTTCGGTCATCCGACGGCCTTCGCGCTGCAGCTCGCCGAGCGGTCCGGAGCCGTTCTGGTGCTTCGCACCGACACCGGTGGGGACGTCGCGGTCACCCAGGTCGATGGCGTGCTGGCCGGGCACAGCCGAGGTGCGTCGGTGATCCGGGCGCACGCCGCAGGACGCCGCAGAATCCGGACGAGGCCGGGGCTGCTCTCACGCTTCGGACGGACGGAGCCGCGCCGGACGGAACCGGCTGGGATTAGAGTTCCGGGTAGGCGGCGAGCTCCGCCCTCGCTTCGGCCAGTTCACGGGCGAGCCGATCGGCGCGTTCCTGCGCCTGCCGGCGGTGCTCGGCCAGAGCGCCGGCGACGAACTGCTCCACCTCGGGCTGACCCAGCCCGGTGA
- a CDS encoding glutamate-5-semialdehyde dehydrogenase yields the protein MENPPPVDRSAPEAVTAEDVLAAARRARAASHRVALLSTATKNAVLQAMAAALRTHTPEILQANAADIRAAENAGTPDNLIDRLRLTKARVEAMAVGLEELVALPDPVGGTVRGSVLPNGLSLQQVRVPLGVVAIIYEARPNVTADAAGIALKSGNAVLLRGSGSAYHSNAALVTVLSAAGAAAGLPDDAVQLVPGVDRASVRHLMTARGLVDVIIPRGGAGLIRAVVEGSTVPVIETGVGNVHVYVDAAADLDMAETILLNSKTRRTSVCNAAETLLVHADVAAVAVPRLIGALQRAGVTVHADDAVAALADGTVPATADDWDTEFLSMDIAAAVVDSLDGALSHIAAHSTGHTEAIVTGDLVAAQRFTREVDAAAVMVNASTAFTDGGQFGFGAEIGISTQKLHARGPMGLAELTSTKYVVTGSGQIRESS from the coding sequence CCGGGTCGCGCTGCTGTCGACCGCGACGAAGAACGCCGTGCTGCAGGCGATGGCCGCCGCACTGCGGACCCACACCCCGGAGATCCTGCAGGCCAACGCCGCCGACATCCGCGCCGCCGAGAACGCGGGCACCCCGGACAATCTCATCGACCGGCTCCGTCTCACGAAGGCCCGCGTCGAGGCGATGGCCGTGGGCCTGGAGGAGCTCGTCGCGCTGCCCGACCCGGTCGGCGGCACGGTCCGCGGTTCGGTGCTGCCCAACGGGTTGTCGCTGCAGCAGGTACGCGTCCCTCTCGGGGTCGTCGCCATCATCTACGAAGCCCGCCCCAACGTCACCGCCGACGCCGCGGGGATCGCGCTGAAGTCCGGGAACGCGGTGCTGTTGCGGGGTTCCGGTTCGGCGTACCACTCCAACGCCGCGCTGGTGACGGTCCTGTCGGCGGCCGGTGCCGCGGCCGGACTGCCCGACGACGCGGTGCAGCTGGTTCCCGGGGTCGACCGCGCCTCGGTGCGGCACCTGATGACCGCCCGCGGACTCGTCGACGTCATCATCCCGCGGGGCGGCGCCGGCCTGATCCGTGCCGTGGTCGAGGGCTCGACGGTGCCGGTGATCGAGACCGGGGTGGGCAACGTCCACGTCTACGTCGACGCGGCGGCCGACCTCGACATGGCCGAGACCATCCTGCTGAACTCCAAGACCCGTCGCACCAGCGTCTGCAACGCGGCCGAGACCCTGCTCGTCCACGCCGATGTCGCCGCCGTCGCGGTGCCGCGGCTGATCGGGGCCCTCCAGCGCGCCGGGGTCACCGTGCACGCCGACGACGCGGTCGCCGCACTCGCCGACGGAACCGTCCCGGCCACCGCGGACGACTGGGACACCGAATTCCTCTCGATGGACATCGCCGCCGCCGTGGTCGACTCGCTGGACGGCGCGCTGTCCCACATCGCAGCGCACTCCACCGGTCACACCGAGGCCATCGTCACCGGCGATCTCGTCGCCGCCCAGCGATTCACCCGCGAGGTCGACGCCGCCGCCGTGATGGTGAACGCCTCGACGGCGTTCACCGACGGCGGTCAGTTCGGCTTCGGCGCCGAGATCGGCATCTCGACGCAGAAGCTGCACGCCCGGGGACCCATGGGGCTCGCCGAGTTGACCAGCACCAAGTACGTGGTCACCGGCAGCGGCCAGATCCGGGAGAGTTCGTGA
- a CDS encoding ComEA family DNA-binding protein has translation MADHPDPTRRLRPLQESRARRRALPGSDWEPSRSGVGTTGAAPAVMSPPELPSLHAGGWVPSFADDSDVGVAHSVAVDGPAERAPWPGPDDGAGDDGPRPGRRHRRSPGSAATRGTGSRTAAAGHRRGHRRDGDAPTGFRAGADADADADAGAYDVEADDGDSDELDDVRRDGPPWAGLVAAGRRPWARWRERWVPDGTGPRLDPGRRGSAVISVVAVAAVLAAALGLVPGRGTVVGPSTVAVVGSADSVAGTPRAVTADGTTPAQPEVPSDGGSPQGDGTPSVGTSTPGSSTPAASGPTAVPTEIVVAVTGGVRQPGVVTLVPGARVADAIAAAGGVVDGTDYTGLNLAAKLADGDSIVVGGAGQGVRSGSGSAAPAGAAPGGSSGAVQASGETGSTTVDLNTADQATLETLPGVGPVMAGNIIAWRTANGGFTRVDDLREITGIGPARYATLAPLVRVG, from the coding sequence ATGGCTGACCATCCGGATCCCACCCGTCGGTTGCGCCCGCTGCAGGAGTCGCGGGCGCGGCGGCGTGCCCTTCCGGGTTCGGACTGGGAGCCCTCCCGGTCCGGTGTCGGGACCACCGGTGCGGCGCCGGCCGTCATGTCGCCACCGGAGCTGCCGTCGCTGCACGCCGGCGGGTGGGTGCCCTCCTTCGCGGACGACTCCGATGTCGGTGTGGCCCACTCCGTGGCGGTCGACGGGCCGGCGGAACGGGCGCCCTGGCCGGGTCCGGACGACGGAGCCGGTGACGACGGGCCGCGCCCGGGGCGCCGGCACCGTCGGTCACCGGGGAGCGCGGCGACGCGCGGTACCGGCAGCCGGACGGCGGCGGCGGGTCACCGGCGGGGACACCGACGCGACGGCGATGCGCCCACCGGCTTCCGCGCCGGTGCCGATGCCGATGCCGATGCCGATGCCGGGGCCTACGACGTCGAGGCCGACGACGGCGATTCCGACGAACTGGACGACGTGCGCCGGGACGGGCCGCCGTGGGCGGGGCTGGTGGCCGCCGGCCGCCGGCCGTGGGCACGGTGGCGCGAGCGCTGGGTACCCGACGGCACCGGTCCGCGCCTCGACCCCGGTCGGCGGGGGAGTGCCGTCATCTCCGTCGTGGCCGTCGCCGCGGTGCTCGCAGCGGCCCTCGGTCTGGTGCCCGGCCGGGGCACCGTGGTCGGGCCGTCCACGGTCGCGGTCGTCGGGAGCGCCGATTCGGTGGCCGGGACGCCCCGGGCCGTCACCGCCGACGGAACGACCCCTGCGCAGCCGGAGGTGCCGTCGGACGGAGGATCGCCGCAGGGCGACGGAACACCGTCGGTCGGGACGTCGACGCCTGGGTCGTCGACGCCGGCCGCCTCGGGTCCGACCGCCGTCCCGACCGAGATCGTCGTCGCGGTCACCGGTGGTGTCCGGCAGCCGGGGGTGGTCACCCTCGTCCCGGGAGCCAGGGTGGCCGATGCCATCGCCGCCGCGGGCGGCGTCGTCGACGGGACCGACTACACCGGCCTCAATCTCGCCGCCAAGCTGGCCGACGGCGACTCGATCGTGGTGGGTGGCGCAGGGCAGGGTGTGCGTTCCGGCTCGGGGTCCGCGGCGCCCGCCGGCGCCGCTCCAGGCGGCAGCAGCGGTGCAGTGCAGGCGTCGGGTGAGACCGGTTCGACGACAGTCGATCTCAACACGGCCGATCAGGCCACCCTCGAGACACTGCCCGGCGTCGGACCGGTGATGGCCGGCAACATCATCGCCTGGCGCACCGCGAACGGCGGGTTCACCAGGGTCGACGACCTCCGCGAGATCACCGGGATCGGACCGGCCCGGTACGCCACCTTGGCGCCGCTGGTCAGGGTCGGGTGA